In Xiphias gladius isolate SHS-SW01 ecotype Sanya breed wild chromosome 5, ASM1685928v1, whole genome shotgun sequence, the following are encoded in one genomic region:
- the hgd gene encoding homogentisate 1,2-dioxygenase isoform X2, translating to MTGLKYMNGFGNEFSSEDPRCPGSLPERQNNPQVCPYGLYAEQLSGSAFTCPRPANMRSWLYRILPSVKHKPFTAVPCENLTENWNEVEPDPNQLRWLPFTIPKPTEKKVDFVAGLHTVCGAGDAKSRNGIGIHVYTCNISMVDRCFNNSDGDFLIVPQQGEILITTEFGKMMVELNEICVIQQGMRFSVDVFGETRGYVLEVYGTHFELPDLGPIGANGLANPRDFLCPIAWYEDRKVATGYTIINKYQGKLFACQQDFSPFNVVAWHGNYTPYKYNLKNFMVINCVAFDHADPSIFTVLTAKSTRPGVAIADFVIFPPRWGVADHTFRPPYYHRNCMSEFMGLIKGHYEAKEEGFQPGGASLHSMMTPHGPDADCFEKNSTAELKPERVAEGTMAFMFESSFSMAVTKWGLQTCQRIDKSYYQCWEPIRSHFNPNWKPSKK from the exons ATGACTGGACTCAAG TACATGAACGGTTTTGGGAATGAGTTCTCCTCTGAAGACCCTCGCTGTCCTGGATCATTGCCTGAGAGACAG AACAATCCTCAGGTCTGTCCCTACGGTCTCTATGCTGAGCAGCTCTCTGGCTCTGCTTTCACTTGCCCACGACCAGCCAATATGAGGAG CTGGTTGTACCGCATCCTCCCATCTGTCAAACATAAGCCTTTTACTGCAGTGCCATGTGAGAATCTAACAGAGAACTGGAATGAAGTGGAGCCTGATCCTAACCAG TTGCGTTGGCTGCCATTTACCATtccaaaacccacagagaagAAAGTGGACTTTGTGGCT GGTCTGCATACTGTCTGTGGTGCTGGGGATGCCAAATCTCGCAATGGCATTGGCATCCACGTGTACACCTGCAACATTTCCATGGTTGACAG gTGTTTCAACAACTCAGATGGAGACTTTCTGATTG TCCCCCAGCAGGGTGAGATCTTGATCACTACAGAGTTTGGGAAGATGATGGTGGAGCTGAACGAGATCTGTGTCATCCAG CAAGGAATGCGCTTCAGTGTGGATGTGTTTGGAGAAACCAGAGGTTATGTACTGGAGGTGTATGGAACCCACTTTGAACTCCCTGACCTGGGACCcattg GAGCCAATGGTCTGGCCAACCCAAGAGATTTCCTGTGTCCAATTGCTTGGTATGAGGATCGCAAAGTGGCTACAGGTTACACCATCATCAATAAGTACCAGGGGAAGCTCTTCGCCTGCCAacag GATTTTTCTCCCTTCAATGTGGTTGCCTGGCATGGGAACTACACACCTTACAAATACAACCTGAAGAACTTCATGGTTATCAACTGTGTGGCATTCGACCATGCG GATCCATCTATCTTTACTGTGCTGACTGCCAAATCCACACGACCAGGTGTGGCCATTGCTGACTTTGTCATCTTCCCCCCACGGTGGGGTGTGGCTGACCACACCTTCCGTCCACCATACTATCACC GTAACTGCATGAGTGAATTCATGGGCTTGATCAAAGGCCACTATGAGGCCAAAGAAGAGGGTTTCCAGCCAGGAGGGGCGAGCCTCCACAGCATGATGACCCCACATGGTCCGGACGCTGACTGCTTCGAGAAGAACAGCACTGCTGAGCTAAAACCCGAGAGGGTGGCTGAGGGTACcatg GCTTTTATGTTTGAGTCATCCTTCAGTATGGCAGTGACCAAGTGGGGTCTACAGACATGTCAGAGGATTGACAAGAGCTACTACCAATGCTGGGAACCAATCCGCAGCCACTTTAACCCCAACTGGAAGCccagcaaaaagtaa
- the hgd gene encoding homogentisate 1,2-dioxygenase isoform X1: MWSEKLQQQHKHISYMNGFGNEFSSEDPRCPGSLPERQNNPQVCPYGLYAEQLSGSAFTCPRPANMRSWLYRILPSVKHKPFTAVPCENLTENWNEVEPDPNQLRWLPFTIPKPTEKKVDFVAGLHTVCGAGDAKSRNGIGIHVYTCNISMVDRCFNNSDGDFLIVPQQGEILITTEFGKMMVELNEICVIQQGMRFSVDVFGETRGYVLEVYGTHFELPDLGPIGANGLANPRDFLCPIAWYEDRKVATGYTIINKYQGKLFACQQDFSPFNVVAWHGNYTPYKYNLKNFMVINCVAFDHADPSIFTVLTAKSTRPGVAIADFVIFPPRWGVADHTFRPPYYHRNCMSEFMGLIKGHYEAKEEGFQPGGASLHSMMTPHGPDADCFEKNSTAELKPERVAEGTMAFMFESSFSMAVTKWGLQTCQRIDKSYYQCWEPIRSHFNPNWKPSKK; encoded by the exons ATGTGGTCTGAGAagcttcaacagcagcacaaacataTTTCA TACATGAACGGTTTTGGGAATGAGTTCTCCTCTGAAGACCCTCGCTGTCCTGGATCATTGCCTGAGAGACAG AACAATCCTCAGGTCTGTCCCTACGGTCTCTATGCTGAGCAGCTCTCTGGCTCTGCTTTCACTTGCCCACGACCAGCCAATATGAGGAG CTGGTTGTACCGCATCCTCCCATCTGTCAAACATAAGCCTTTTACTGCAGTGCCATGTGAGAATCTAACAGAGAACTGGAATGAAGTGGAGCCTGATCCTAACCAG TTGCGTTGGCTGCCATTTACCATtccaaaacccacagagaagAAAGTGGACTTTGTGGCT GGTCTGCATACTGTCTGTGGTGCTGGGGATGCCAAATCTCGCAATGGCATTGGCATCCACGTGTACACCTGCAACATTTCCATGGTTGACAG gTGTTTCAACAACTCAGATGGAGACTTTCTGATTG TCCCCCAGCAGGGTGAGATCTTGATCACTACAGAGTTTGGGAAGATGATGGTGGAGCTGAACGAGATCTGTGTCATCCAG CAAGGAATGCGCTTCAGTGTGGATGTGTTTGGAGAAACCAGAGGTTATGTACTGGAGGTGTATGGAACCCACTTTGAACTCCCTGACCTGGGACCcattg GAGCCAATGGTCTGGCCAACCCAAGAGATTTCCTGTGTCCAATTGCTTGGTATGAGGATCGCAAAGTGGCTACAGGTTACACCATCATCAATAAGTACCAGGGGAAGCTCTTCGCCTGCCAacag GATTTTTCTCCCTTCAATGTGGTTGCCTGGCATGGGAACTACACACCTTACAAATACAACCTGAAGAACTTCATGGTTATCAACTGTGTGGCATTCGACCATGCG GATCCATCTATCTTTACTGTGCTGACTGCCAAATCCACACGACCAGGTGTGGCCATTGCTGACTTTGTCATCTTCCCCCCACGGTGGGGTGTGGCTGACCACACCTTCCGTCCACCATACTATCACC GTAACTGCATGAGTGAATTCATGGGCTTGATCAAAGGCCACTATGAGGCCAAAGAAGAGGGTTTCCAGCCAGGAGGGGCGAGCCTCCACAGCATGATGACCCCACATGGTCCGGACGCTGACTGCTTCGAGAAGAACAGCACTGCTGAGCTAAAACCCGAGAGGGTGGCTGAGGGTACcatg GCTTTTATGTTTGAGTCATCCTTCAGTATGGCAGTGACCAAGTGGGGTCTACAGACATGTCAGAGGATTGACAAGAGCTACTACCAATGCTGGGAACCAATCCGCAGCCACTTTAACCCCAACTGGAAGCccagcaaaaagtaa
- the hgd gene encoding homogentisate 1,2-dioxygenase isoform X3 — MNGFGNEFSSEDPRCPGSLPERQNNPQVCPYGLYAEQLSGSAFTCPRPANMRSWLYRILPSVKHKPFTAVPCENLTENWNEVEPDPNQLRWLPFTIPKPTEKKVDFVAGLHTVCGAGDAKSRNGIGIHVYTCNISMVDRCFNNSDGDFLIVPQQGEILITTEFGKMMVELNEICVIQQGMRFSVDVFGETRGYVLEVYGTHFELPDLGPIGANGLANPRDFLCPIAWYEDRKVATGYTIINKYQGKLFACQQDFSPFNVVAWHGNYTPYKYNLKNFMVINCVAFDHADPSIFTVLTAKSTRPGVAIADFVIFPPRWGVADHTFRPPYYHRNCMSEFMGLIKGHYEAKEEGFQPGGASLHSMMTPHGPDADCFEKNSTAELKPERVAEGTMAFMFESSFSMAVTKWGLQTCQRIDKSYYQCWEPIRSHFNPNWKPSKK; from the exons ATGAACGGTTTTGGGAATGAGTTCTCCTCTGAAGACCCTCGCTGTCCTGGATCATTGCCTGAGAGACAG AACAATCCTCAGGTCTGTCCCTACGGTCTCTATGCTGAGCAGCTCTCTGGCTCTGCTTTCACTTGCCCACGACCAGCCAATATGAGGAG CTGGTTGTACCGCATCCTCCCATCTGTCAAACATAAGCCTTTTACTGCAGTGCCATGTGAGAATCTAACAGAGAACTGGAATGAAGTGGAGCCTGATCCTAACCAG TTGCGTTGGCTGCCATTTACCATtccaaaacccacagagaagAAAGTGGACTTTGTGGCT GGTCTGCATACTGTCTGTGGTGCTGGGGATGCCAAATCTCGCAATGGCATTGGCATCCACGTGTACACCTGCAACATTTCCATGGTTGACAG gTGTTTCAACAACTCAGATGGAGACTTTCTGATTG TCCCCCAGCAGGGTGAGATCTTGATCACTACAGAGTTTGGGAAGATGATGGTGGAGCTGAACGAGATCTGTGTCATCCAG CAAGGAATGCGCTTCAGTGTGGATGTGTTTGGAGAAACCAGAGGTTATGTACTGGAGGTGTATGGAACCCACTTTGAACTCCCTGACCTGGGACCcattg GAGCCAATGGTCTGGCCAACCCAAGAGATTTCCTGTGTCCAATTGCTTGGTATGAGGATCGCAAAGTGGCTACAGGTTACACCATCATCAATAAGTACCAGGGGAAGCTCTTCGCCTGCCAacag GATTTTTCTCCCTTCAATGTGGTTGCCTGGCATGGGAACTACACACCTTACAAATACAACCTGAAGAACTTCATGGTTATCAACTGTGTGGCATTCGACCATGCG GATCCATCTATCTTTACTGTGCTGACTGCCAAATCCACACGACCAGGTGTGGCCATTGCTGACTTTGTCATCTTCCCCCCACGGTGGGGTGTGGCTGACCACACCTTCCGTCCACCATACTATCACC GTAACTGCATGAGTGAATTCATGGGCTTGATCAAAGGCCACTATGAGGCCAAAGAAGAGGGTTTCCAGCCAGGAGGGGCGAGCCTCCACAGCATGATGACCCCACATGGTCCGGACGCTGACTGCTTCGAGAAGAACAGCACTGCTGAGCTAAAACCCGAGAGGGTGGCTGAGGGTACcatg GCTTTTATGTTTGAGTCATCCTTCAGTATGGCAGTGACCAAGTGGGGTCTACAGACATGTCAGAGGATTGACAAGAGCTACTACCAATGCTGGGAACCAATCCGCAGCCACTTTAACCCCAACTGGAAGCccagcaaaaagtaa